Proteins from a genomic interval of Neodiprion lecontei isolate iyNeoLeco1 chromosome 2, iyNeoLeco1.1, whole genome shotgun sequence:
- the LOC107219699 gene encoding neprilysin-4 isoform X1: protein MLLDNFTIGICICLALPSTILSTRIHPREAFLESVPWFIVEKYKDEISNLTGKNWPAESNANGVTKSPSENDQQSIKICQTEDCRAAAENFITNMDSTVDPCEDFFGFVCGGWPSAHPLPPTESSWDQFAVRTDILNQRIREILEEDIDVSDLEPVKSAKSAYRACMNTDAIERKGIDRILAILDENGGWPIMLDASRRRSSRLSWQQIEENYSREYDTDSIYGIVVDVDLKNASVYSIYMDQASTILPRSMITDNERFSTIIDDYVKYVENVAFAFAKSRNSRVPRERVSRDAMAIVKFETELAKISSPDEMRRDLDRLYNPMSIQHLQNWYNNAQPKTFASKVNWLKTVQNQFNDVKINVESTERIIVMEVDYYFKLATLLDKTPSRTIVNYLHWRMVNSLLPSTTEQMRNITFEIEKKVFGIKEQRKRWMTCVTDNNMKHAISYQYVKKFVNGDAKKTASDIVSEMQEEFKEQISRSTWMDEKTKLAAKGKLRTMKRFISHPDWYHNETAMIHYYKGLVVTQDHFENTVTFKQYERKKKFRKYGTPVDEKAWLTEAITINAYYDPNMNSLTFPAGILQVPFFSAEVPDSLNYGSIGTVIGHEISHGFDDVGRQFDKAGNANQWWSDGTIKAFKEKAKCFVDQYNNYTIDEISTASEVFRANGELTQGENIADSTGLEASYEIFKKRLEQKNGDIPRLLGLESFTHDQLFFISFGNTWCETVTKEYLAFVVASDAHPTNRLRVIGTLGNSEGFNKAFNCSADSRMNRLEKCNLWK, encoded by the exons ATGCTGCTCGATAACTTTAC CATCGGTATCTGCATCTGTCTTGCGCTGCCTTCGACGATCTTGTCAACACGAATACATCCGCGTGAGGCATTTCTGGAGTCGGTGCCGTGGTTTATAGTCGAAAAATACAAggatgaaatttcgaatttgacgGGCAAAAATTGGCCCGCGGAATCTAATGCTAACGGGGTCACAAAGTCTCCGTCAGAAAATGATCAGCAATCGATTAAGATCTGCCAAACTGAAGATTGCAGAGCCGCGG CCGAGAACTTCATAACGAACATGGATTCGACGGTTGATCCTTGCGAAGATTTCTTTGGTTTCGTTTGCGGTGGATGGCCATCCGCCCACCCTTTGCCACCCACCGAATCGAGTTGGGACCAATTCGCCGTCAGAACTGATATTTTAAACCAGCGTATTCGAG AAATCCTTGAGGAAGATATTGACGTATCTGATTTAGAGCCTGTCAAGAGCGCCAAATCGGCCTACAGAGCTTGCATGAACACAG ATGCGATCGAGCGAAAGGGGATCGATCGGATTTTGGCTATTCTTGACGAAAACGGTGGATGGCCAATAATGCTGGACGCTTCGAGGCGGCGGAGCAGCAGATTGAGTTGGCAGCAGATAGAAGAAAATTACAGCCGTGAATACGACACGGACTCGATATACGGGATAGTTGTTGACGTGGACTTGAAGAATGCCagtgtttattcaatttac ATGGACCAAGCTTCGACCATTCTGCCCCGATCGATGATCACCGACAACGAGAGGTTTTCCACGATAATTGACGACTACGTTAAGTACGTCGAGAACGTGGCGTTCGCTTTCGCCAAATCCAGAAACTCTCGCGTGCCTCGCGAACGTGTTTCGAGGGACGCCATGGCCATTGTCAAGTTCGAAACGGAACTGGCCAAG ATTTCCTCGCCGGATGAAATGAGGAGGGACTTGGATCGCCTCTACAATCCCATGTCCATTCAGCATTTGCAGAATTGGTACAACAACGCCCAGCCGAAGACCTTCGCTTCTAAG GTGAATTGGTTGAAGACCGTACAGAACCAGTTTAACGATGTGAAAATCAACGTCGAATCTACCGAGAGAATTATCGTCATGGAGGTGGACTATTACTTCAAGCTTGCCACGCTGCTGGACAAGACACCCTCGCGTACAATTG TCAATTATCTTCACTGGCGAATGGTAAACTCACTTCTGCCAAGCACCACTGAGCAGATGAGGAACATCACTTTCgagattgagaaaaaagtCTTTGGTATCAAAGAGCAGCGGAAAAG GTGGATGACGTGCGTTACCGACAACAATATGAAGCATGCAATTTCGTATCAGtacgtgaaaaaattcgtcaatgGCGATGCTAAGAAAACC GCATCAGACATTGTGTCAGAGATGCAAGAAGAGTTTAAAGAGCAAATTTCGCGCTCAACTTGGATGGATGAGAAGACGAAACTCGCTGCCAAAGGAAAACTTCGCACAATGAAGCGATTCATCAGTCACCCTGATTGGTATCATAATGAAACTGCCATGATACATTATTACAAAGGG CTGGTAGTCACTCAGGATCATTTTGAGAATACGGTGACGTTTAAACAATACGAACGGAAGAAAAAGTTCCGCAAGTACGGAACACCCGTTGATGAGAAAGC GTGGTTGACGGAAGCCATAACGATAAATGCTTACTACGATCCCAACATGAATTCGTTGA cTTTTCCAGCTGGGATATTACAGGTACCATTCTTCAGCGCAGAAGTACCAGA TTCTCTGAATTACGGGTCCATCGGAACTGTTATTGGCCATGAGATATCCCACGGATTTGACGATGTCG GCCGGCAATTTGACAAGGCAGGAAATGCCAATCAGTGGTGGTCGGACGGTACGATTAAGGCTTTCAAAGAAAAAGCTAAATGTTTCGTCGATCAGTACAACAATTATACAATCGATGAAATATCAACGGCGTCTGAAGTGTTTCGG GCGAACGGTGAGCTTACTCAGGGAGAAAATATCGCCGATTCCACTGGTCTCGAGGCATCttacgaaatttttaagaaaagaTTGGAACAGAAAAATGGAGACATACCCCGACTCTTGGGACTTGAATCTTTCACACACGATCAGCTTTTTTTCATATCCTTTGGAAAC
- the LOC107219676 gene encoding RISC-loading complex subunit tarbp2 isoform X2 gives MDEMRHSQQVVPNIMSGIGVQTIHPNSVHRHGRNRVTMHTLMSEALPLDEAARLEMKAMPAKTPVSVLQELLSRRGTTPKYELVQIEGAIHEPTFRYRVTVSDVVAMGTGRSKKEAKHAAAKAVLDKLIGVNTETSEGPLPNSISEGQNLQELQNYGEDKVVGNPIGSLQEMCMSNHWPPPKYTMEGEEGLPHERQFTIVCSILKYRQVGIGKSKKLAKRQAADKMWRTLRDTPIENNQSPGIDDDEIVQRNANMSARYADLKDSKISTLTPPHSLKVSQFHKNLKSSTGVKLCQLQNTCLNDGDINLVQFLQEIASEQIFEVTYVDIEEKSISGKCQCLVQLSTLPVAVCYGCGVTSKDAQASAAQNALEYLKIMTKK, from the exons ATGGACGAGATGCGTCATTCTCAACAAGTCGTGCCCAATATCATGAGTGGAATTGGGGTTCAAACGATTCATCCTAACAGCGTACATCGTCATGGCAGGAATCGTGTGACGATGCACACTCTTATGTCCGAGGCATTACCGTTGGACGAGGCAGCACGTTTAGAAATGAAGGCAATGCCTGCTAAAACTCCTGTTTCCGTTTTGCAAGAGCTTCTGTCTCGCAGAGGCACTACCCCAAAATATGAACTTGTACAAATAGAGGGTGCCATACATGAACCTACCTTCCGTTATCGTGTCACTGTCTCTGATGTTGTTG CTATGGGGACTGGGAGATCTAAGAAGGAGGCAAAACACGCCGCAGCTAAAGCAGTCCTCGACAAACTGATTGGAGTAAATACTGAAACATCAGAGGGTCCACTGCCTAACAGCATATCTGA GGGTCAGAATCTTCAGGAACTGCAAAATTATGGGGAGGACAAGGTCGTTGGAAATCCAATTGGTTCGTTGCAAGAAATGTGCATGTCTAATCACTGGCCTCCGCCAAAATACACCATGGAAGGCGAGGAAGGGCTACCTCACGAGCGACAATTCACCATTGTCTGCTCTATACTGAAGTACAGGCAAGTTGGAATTGGAAAAAGCAAGAAACTTGCTAAACGACAAGCTGCTGACAAGATGTGGCGCACTTTGCGTGATACGCCGATTGAGAACAATCAGAGTCCAGGAATTGACGATGACGAG ATTGTGCAAAGAAATGCGAATATGAGTGCTCGTTATGCTGATTTGAAAGATAGCAAAATATCAACACTGACACCTCCCCACAGCCTCAAGGTTTCCCAATTCCACAAGAACCTCAAGTCTTCCACAGGCGTTAAACTTTGTCAACTACAG AATACATGTTTGAATGATGGGGACATCAATCTGGTGCAGTTCCTGCAAGAGATTGCCTCTGAGCAGATATTCGAAGTTACATACGTTGATATTGAAGAAAAGTCCATTAGCG GAAAGTGTCAATGCTTGGTCCAGCTTTCGACATTACCGGTTGCGGTATGTTACGGATGCGGTGTTACCAGCAAAGATGCTCAGGCTAGTGCGGCTCAGAATGCtcttgaatatttgaaaatcatgaCTAAGAAgtga
- the LOC107219677 gene encoding 5-formyltetrahydrofolate cyclo-ligase has product MSVFRAFSSVSLKFTFLTKAACVPAKKFTEMAVTAAKKKLRQDISNALKKITTEEKLRQSKKVHERLFNLAEYKKSTRISLYLSTSDEIDTTKILRNIFELKKLAFVPRYNGKTMEMVRVSSMEDYESLPLTKWNIKQPTDNDVRENALETGGLDLVILPGVAFSLDGKRLGHGMGYYDKFLHSCMEKSHRMPYLIGLAFNEQIKEDIPTTEEDVNLNLVLTEHYN; this is encoded by the exons ATGTCTGTCTTCCGTGCATTCTCAAGTGTCAGTCTCAAGTTCACATTCCTAACAAAAGCAGCATGTGTTCCAGCTAAAAAATTTACTGAGATGGCCGTTACTGCAGCTAAAAAAAAGCTCCGTCAAGATATCAGCAATGCGTTAAAGAAGATAACCACAGAAGAGAAATTAAGACAATCTAAGAAAGTTCACGAACGG TTATTCAATTTGgcagaatataaaaaaagcaCGAGAATCTCGCTATATCTAAGTACATCAGATGAAATAGACACTACGAAAATATTgaggaatatttttgaattgaaaaaattagcatTTGTACCAAGATATAATGGAAAAACAATGGAAATGGTCAGAGTCTCGTCGATGGAGGATTACGAGAGCTTACCATTAACAAAGTGGAATATCAAACAGCCCACTGATAACGATGTGAGAGAAAATGCTCTTGAAACTG ggGGGCTCGATTTGGTGATACTACCAGGTGTAGCTTTCTCCCTAGATG GGAAACGCCTCGGTCATGGTATGGGATACTATGATAAATTTCTCCACTCCTGTATGGAGAAATCACATCGGATGCCATACTTGATAGGACTCGCATTCAACGAGCAAATTAAGGAAGATATACCAACGACAGAAGAGGACGTTAATCTAAACTTAGTACTTACAGAACATTacaattga
- the LOC107219676 gene encoding RISC-loading complex subunit tarbp2 isoform X3, whose amino-acid sequence MDEMRHSQQVVPNIMSGIGVQTIHPNSVHRHGRNRVTMHTLMSEALPLDEAARLEMKAMPAKTPVSVLQELLSRRGTTPKYELVQIEGAIHEPTFRYRVTVSDVVDLTISAMGTGRSKKEAKHAAAKAVLDKLIGVNTETSEGPLPNSISEGQNLQELQNYGEDKVVGNPIGSLQEMCMSNHWPPPKYTMEGEEGLPHERQFTIVCSILKYRQVGIGKSKKLAKRQAADKMWRTLRDTPIENNQSPGIDDDENTCLNDGDINLVQFLQEIASEQIFEVTYVDIEEKSISGKCQCLVQLSTLPVAVCYGCGVTSKDAQASAAQNALEYLKIMTKK is encoded by the exons ATGGACGAGATGCGTCATTCTCAACAAGTCGTGCCCAATATCATGAGTGGAATTGGGGTTCAAACGATTCATCCTAACAGCGTACATCGTCATGGCAGGAATCGTGTGACGATGCACACTCTTATGTCCGAGGCATTACCGTTGGACGAGGCAGCACGTTTAGAAATGAAGGCAATGCCTGCTAAAACTCCTGTTTCCGTTTTGCAAGAGCTTCTGTCTCGCAGAGGCACTACCCCAAAATATGAACTTGTACAAATAGAGGGTGCCATACATGAACCTACCTTCCGTTATCGTGTCACTGTCTCTGATGTTGTTG ATTTAACCATTTCAGCTATGGGGACTGGGAGATCTAAGAAGGAGGCAAAACACGCCGCAGCTAAAGCAGTCCTCGACAAACTGATTGGAGTAAATACTGAAACATCAGAGGGTCCACTGCCTAACAGCATATCTGA GGGTCAGAATCTTCAGGAACTGCAAAATTATGGGGAGGACAAGGTCGTTGGAAATCCAATTGGTTCGTTGCAAGAAATGTGCATGTCTAATCACTGGCCTCCGCCAAAATACACCATGGAAGGCGAGGAAGGGCTACCTCACGAGCGACAATTCACCATTGTCTGCTCTATACTGAAGTACAGGCAAGTTGGAATTGGAAAAAGCAAGAAACTTGCTAAACGACAAGCTGCTGACAAGATGTGGCGCACTTTGCGTGATACGCCGATTGAGAACAATCAGAGTCCAGGAATTGACGATGACGAG AATACATGTTTGAATGATGGGGACATCAATCTGGTGCAGTTCCTGCAAGAGATTGCCTCTGAGCAGATATTCGAAGTTACATACGTTGATATTGAAGAAAAGTCCATTAGCG GAAAGTGTCAATGCTTGGTCCAGCTTTCGACATTACCGGTTGCGGTATGTTACGGATGCGGTGTTACCAGCAAAGATGCTCAGGCTAGTGCGGCTCAGAATGCtcttgaatatttgaaaatcatgaCTAAGAAgtga
- the LOC107219676 gene encoding RISC-loading complex subunit tarbp2 isoform X1: MDEMRHSQQVVPNIMSGIGVQTIHPNSVHRHGRNRVTMHTLMSEALPLDEAARLEMKAMPAKTPVSVLQELLSRRGTTPKYELVQIEGAIHEPTFRYRVTVSDVVDLTISAMGTGRSKKEAKHAAAKAVLDKLIGVNTETSEGPLPNSISEGQNLQELQNYGEDKVVGNPIGSLQEMCMSNHWPPPKYTMEGEEGLPHERQFTIVCSILKYRQVGIGKSKKLAKRQAADKMWRTLRDTPIENNQSPGIDDDEIVQRNANMSARYADLKDSKISTLTPPHSLKVSQFHKNLKSSTGVKLCQLQNTCLNDGDINLVQFLQEIASEQIFEVTYVDIEEKSISGKCQCLVQLSTLPVAVCYGCGVTSKDAQASAAQNALEYLKIMTKK; encoded by the exons ATGGACGAGATGCGTCATTCTCAACAAGTCGTGCCCAATATCATGAGTGGAATTGGGGTTCAAACGATTCATCCTAACAGCGTACATCGTCATGGCAGGAATCGTGTGACGATGCACACTCTTATGTCCGAGGCATTACCGTTGGACGAGGCAGCACGTTTAGAAATGAAGGCAATGCCTGCTAAAACTCCTGTTTCCGTTTTGCAAGAGCTTCTGTCTCGCAGAGGCACTACCCCAAAATATGAACTTGTACAAATAGAGGGTGCCATACATGAACCTACCTTCCGTTATCGTGTCACTGTCTCTGATGTTGTTG ATTTAACCATTTCAGCTATGGGGACTGGGAGATCTAAGAAGGAGGCAAAACACGCCGCAGCTAAAGCAGTCCTCGACAAACTGATTGGAGTAAATACTGAAACATCAGAGGGTCCACTGCCTAACAGCATATCTGA GGGTCAGAATCTTCAGGAACTGCAAAATTATGGGGAGGACAAGGTCGTTGGAAATCCAATTGGTTCGTTGCAAGAAATGTGCATGTCTAATCACTGGCCTCCGCCAAAATACACCATGGAAGGCGAGGAAGGGCTACCTCACGAGCGACAATTCACCATTGTCTGCTCTATACTGAAGTACAGGCAAGTTGGAATTGGAAAAAGCAAGAAACTTGCTAAACGACAAGCTGCTGACAAGATGTGGCGCACTTTGCGTGATACGCCGATTGAGAACAATCAGAGTCCAGGAATTGACGATGACGAG ATTGTGCAAAGAAATGCGAATATGAGTGCTCGTTATGCTGATTTGAAAGATAGCAAAATATCAACACTGACACCTCCCCACAGCCTCAAGGTTTCCCAATTCCACAAGAACCTCAAGTCTTCCACAGGCGTTAAACTTTGTCAACTACAG AATACATGTTTGAATGATGGGGACATCAATCTGGTGCAGTTCCTGCAAGAGATTGCCTCTGAGCAGATATTCGAAGTTACATACGTTGATATTGAAGAAAAGTCCATTAGCG GAAAGTGTCAATGCTTGGTCCAGCTTTCGACATTACCGGTTGCGGTATGTTACGGATGCGGTGTTACCAGCAAAGATGCTCAGGCTAGTGCGGCTCAGAATGCtcttgaatatttgaaaatcatgaCTAAGAAgtga
- the LOC107219676 gene encoding RISC-loading complex subunit tarbp2 isoform X4: MDEMRHSQQVVPNIMSGIGVQTIHPNSVHRHGRNRVTMHTLMSEALPLDEAARLEMKAMPAKTPVSVLQELLSRRGTTPKYELVQIEGAIHEPTFRYRVTVSDVVAMGTGRSKKEAKHAAAKAVLDKLIGVNTETSEGPLPNSISEGQNLQELQNYGEDKVVGNPIGSLQEMCMSNHWPPPKYTMEGEEGLPHERQFTIVCSILKYRQVGIGKSKKLAKRQAADKMWRTLRDTPIENNQSPGIDDDENTCLNDGDINLVQFLQEIASEQIFEVTYVDIEEKSISGKCQCLVQLSTLPVAVCYGCGVTSKDAQASAAQNALEYLKIMTKK, encoded by the exons ATGGACGAGATGCGTCATTCTCAACAAGTCGTGCCCAATATCATGAGTGGAATTGGGGTTCAAACGATTCATCCTAACAGCGTACATCGTCATGGCAGGAATCGTGTGACGATGCACACTCTTATGTCCGAGGCATTACCGTTGGACGAGGCAGCACGTTTAGAAATGAAGGCAATGCCTGCTAAAACTCCTGTTTCCGTTTTGCAAGAGCTTCTGTCTCGCAGAGGCACTACCCCAAAATATGAACTTGTACAAATAGAGGGTGCCATACATGAACCTACCTTCCGTTATCGTGTCACTGTCTCTGATGTTGTTG CTATGGGGACTGGGAGATCTAAGAAGGAGGCAAAACACGCCGCAGCTAAAGCAGTCCTCGACAAACTGATTGGAGTAAATACTGAAACATCAGAGGGTCCACTGCCTAACAGCATATCTGA GGGTCAGAATCTTCAGGAACTGCAAAATTATGGGGAGGACAAGGTCGTTGGAAATCCAATTGGTTCGTTGCAAGAAATGTGCATGTCTAATCACTGGCCTCCGCCAAAATACACCATGGAAGGCGAGGAAGGGCTACCTCACGAGCGACAATTCACCATTGTCTGCTCTATACTGAAGTACAGGCAAGTTGGAATTGGAAAAAGCAAGAAACTTGCTAAACGACAAGCTGCTGACAAGATGTGGCGCACTTTGCGTGATACGCCGATTGAGAACAATCAGAGTCCAGGAATTGACGATGACGAG AATACATGTTTGAATGATGGGGACATCAATCTGGTGCAGTTCCTGCAAGAGATTGCCTCTGAGCAGATATTCGAAGTTACATACGTTGATATTGAAGAAAAGTCCATTAGCG GAAAGTGTCAATGCTTGGTCCAGCTTTCGACATTACCGGTTGCGGTATGTTACGGATGCGGTGTTACCAGCAAAGATGCTCAGGCTAGTGCGGCTCAGAATGCtcttgaatatttgaaaatcatgaCTAAGAAgtga
- the LOC107219699 gene encoding neprilysin-4 isoform X2: MDSTVDPCEDFFGFVCGGWPSAHPLPPTESSWDQFAVRTDILNQRIREILEEDIDVSDLEPVKSAKSAYRACMNTDAIERKGIDRILAILDENGGWPIMLDASRRRSSRLSWQQIEENYSREYDTDSIYGIVVDVDLKNASVYSIYMDQASTILPRSMITDNERFSTIIDDYVKYVENVAFAFAKSRNSRVPRERVSRDAMAIVKFETELAKISSPDEMRRDLDRLYNPMSIQHLQNWYNNAQPKTFASKVNWLKTVQNQFNDVKINVESTERIIVMEVDYYFKLATLLDKTPSRTIVNYLHWRMVNSLLPSTTEQMRNITFEIEKKVFGIKEQRKRWMTCVTDNNMKHAISYQYVKKFVNGDAKKTASDIVSEMQEEFKEQISRSTWMDEKTKLAAKGKLRTMKRFISHPDWYHNETAMIHYYKGLVVTQDHFENTVTFKQYERKKKFRKYGTPVDEKAWLTEAITINAYYDPNMNSLTFPAGILQVPFFSAEVPDSLNYGSIGTVIGHEISHGFDDVGRQFDKAGNANQWWSDGTIKAFKEKAKCFVDQYNNYTIDEISTASEVFRANGELTQGENIADSTGLEASYEIFKKRLEQKNGDIPRLLGLESFTHDQLFFISFGNTWCETVTKEYLAFVVASDAHPTNRLRVIGTLGNSEGFNKAFNCSADSRMNRLEKCNLWK; the protein is encoded by the exons ATGGATTCGACGGTTGATCCTTGCGAAGATTTCTTTGGTTTCGTTTGCGGTGGATGGCCATCCGCCCACCCTTTGCCACCCACCGAATCGAGTTGGGACCAATTCGCCGTCAGAACTGATATTTTAAACCAGCGTATTCGAG AAATCCTTGAGGAAGATATTGACGTATCTGATTTAGAGCCTGTCAAGAGCGCCAAATCGGCCTACAGAGCTTGCATGAACACAG ATGCGATCGAGCGAAAGGGGATCGATCGGATTTTGGCTATTCTTGACGAAAACGGTGGATGGCCAATAATGCTGGACGCTTCGAGGCGGCGGAGCAGCAGATTGAGTTGGCAGCAGATAGAAGAAAATTACAGCCGTGAATACGACACGGACTCGATATACGGGATAGTTGTTGACGTGGACTTGAAGAATGCCagtgtttattcaatttac ATGGACCAAGCTTCGACCATTCTGCCCCGATCGATGATCACCGACAACGAGAGGTTTTCCACGATAATTGACGACTACGTTAAGTACGTCGAGAACGTGGCGTTCGCTTTCGCCAAATCCAGAAACTCTCGCGTGCCTCGCGAACGTGTTTCGAGGGACGCCATGGCCATTGTCAAGTTCGAAACGGAACTGGCCAAG ATTTCCTCGCCGGATGAAATGAGGAGGGACTTGGATCGCCTCTACAATCCCATGTCCATTCAGCATTTGCAGAATTGGTACAACAACGCCCAGCCGAAGACCTTCGCTTCTAAG GTGAATTGGTTGAAGACCGTACAGAACCAGTTTAACGATGTGAAAATCAACGTCGAATCTACCGAGAGAATTATCGTCATGGAGGTGGACTATTACTTCAAGCTTGCCACGCTGCTGGACAAGACACCCTCGCGTACAATTG TCAATTATCTTCACTGGCGAATGGTAAACTCACTTCTGCCAAGCACCACTGAGCAGATGAGGAACATCACTTTCgagattgagaaaaaagtCTTTGGTATCAAAGAGCAGCGGAAAAG GTGGATGACGTGCGTTACCGACAACAATATGAAGCATGCAATTTCGTATCAGtacgtgaaaaaattcgtcaatgGCGATGCTAAGAAAACC GCATCAGACATTGTGTCAGAGATGCAAGAAGAGTTTAAAGAGCAAATTTCGCGCTCAACTTGGATGGATGAGAAGACGAAACTCGCTGCCAAAGGAAAACTTCGCACAATGAAGCGATTCATCAGTCACCCTGATTGGTATCATAATGAAACTGCCATGATACATTATTACAAAGGG CTGGTAGTCACTCAGGATCATTTTGAGAATACGGTGACGTTTAAACAATACGAACGGAAGAAAAAGTTCCGCAAGTACGGAACACCCGTTGATGAGAAAGC GTGGTTGACGGAAGCCATAACGATAAATGCTTACTACGATCCCAACATGAATTCGTTGA cTTTTCCAGCTGGGATATTACAGGTACCATTCTTCAGCGCAGAAGTACCAGA TTCTCTGAATTACGGGTCCATCGGAACTGTTATTGGCCATGAGATATCCCACGGATTTGACGATGTCG GCCGGCAATTTGACAAGGCAGGAAATGCCAATCAGTGGTGGTCGGACGGTACGATTAAGGCTTTCAAAGAAAAAGCTAAATGTTTCGTCGATCAGTACAACAATTATACAATCGATGAAATATCAACGGCGTCTGAAGTGTTTCGG GCGAACGGTGAGCTTACTCAGGGAGAAAATATCGCCGATTCCACTGGTCTCGAGGCATCttacgaaatttttaagaaaagaTTGGAACAGAAAAATGGAGACATACCCCGACTCTTGGGACTTGAATCTTTCACACACGATCAGCTTTTTTTCATATCCTTTGGAAAC